In the genome of Mucisphaera calidilacus, one region contains:
- a CDS encoding tetratricopeptide repeat protein → MGFFDLGGLAKKLTGGGADADKPTAAESRDPRKAARFFEHAATATDAGNYDFAIELYINGLRHAPDKMEMHENLREVALKRKLAGGKPAGFGAMFSGGSNKLEKMLAAEKTWAMSPLDANLMRDFMKAAVAADQQEDEDTNLANVAYWIGVNAMENTNTKPNKSLYLSLVDSFAAIDAYDRAVEACKRAIAVAPNDSKLFEKLKNLEAERMITSGTFGAGGEGDFRANLKDSDAQNTQQAEQSLRMEESELEQLIGQRRAEYDENPEDTDRLTKLIDTLLRTDEEQYENEAIELLTEAWEEHGQYRYKLRAGDIRIKQFVRQSRALKKAAEDKSPEAIAAFQQHQKERLSFELAEFQERVKNYPTDMGLRYELGRRLFQAGQHDEAIGAFQQAKGDAKHRAQAHLYLGQCYLKKTWFEEAIDTLREGIEAHKLQDDRLAMDLRYLLMDALVHQAQDNKNIEASREAQKIASGILQTDINYRDIQQRMDTIRALTKSLEANA, encoded by the coding sequence ATGGGATTCTTTGACCTTGGCGGGCTCGCTAAGAAGCTCACCGGCGGGGGGGCTGACGCCGACAAGCCCACCGCCGCCGAAAGCCGCGACCCACGCAAGGCCGCTCGCTTCTTCGAACACGCAGCCACCGCCACCGACGCCGGCAACTACGACTTCGCCATCGAGCTCTACATCAACGGCCTCCGACACGCCCCCGACAAGATGGAGATGCACGAGAACCTCCGCGAGGTCGCCCTCAAACGAAAACTCGCCGGCGGAAAACCCGCTGGCTTCGGCGCCATGTTCTCAGGCGGATCCAACAAGCTCGAAAAAATGCTCGCCGCCGAGAAAACCTGGGCCATGAGCCCCCTCGACGCCAACCTCATGCGCGACTTCATGAAAGCCGCCGTCGCCGCCGACCAGCAGGAAGACGAAGACACCAACCTCGCCAACGTCGCCTACTGGATAGGCGTCAACGCGATGGAAAACACCAACACCAAGCCCAACAAGAGCCTCTACCTCAGCCTCGTCGACAGCTTCGCCGCCATCGACGCCTACGACCGCGCCGTCGAGGCCTGCAAACGTGCCATCGCCGTCGCACCCAACGACAGCAAACTCTTCGAGAAACTCAAGAACCTCGAAGCCGAACGCATGATCACCAGCGGCACCTTCGGCGCCGGCGGCGAGGGCGACTTCCGCGCCAACCTCAAGGACTCCGACGCACAGAACACCCAGCAGGCCGAACAGTCCCTCCGCATGGAAGAGTCCGAGCTCGAACAGCTCATCGGCCAGCGACGCGCCGAGTACGACGAGAACCCCGAAGACACCGACCGGCTCACCAAGCTCATCGATACCCTCCTCCGCACCGACGAGGAACAATACGAAAACGAGGCCATCGAACTCCTCACCGAGGCATGGGAAGAACACGGACAATACCGCTACAAGCTCCGCGCGGGCGACATCCGCATCAAACAGTTCGTCCGCCAGTCCCGTGCCCTCAAGAAAGCCGCCGAGGACAAGTCCCCCGAAGCCATCGCCGCCTTCCAGCAGCACCAGAAAGAACGACTCAGCTTCGAACTCGCCGAGTTCCAGGAACGCGTCAAGAACTACCCCACCGACATGGGGCTCCGCTACGAACTCGGCCGACGCCTCTTCCAGGCCGGCCAGCACGACGAGGCCATCGGAGCCTTCCAGCAGGCCAAGGGCGACGCCAAGCACCGCGCCCAGGCACACCTCTACCTCGGCCAGTGCTACCTCAAGAAAACCTGGTTCGAAGAGGCCATCGACACCCTCCGCGAGGGCATCGAGGCTCACAAGCTCCAGGACGACCGCCTCGCCATGGACCTCCGCTACCTCCTCATGGACGCCCTCGTCCACCAGGCCCAGGACAACAAGAACATCGAAGCCTCACGCGAGGCCCAGAAAATCGCCTCCGGCATCCTCCAGACCGACATCAACTACCGCGACATCCAGCAACGCATGGACACCATCCGAGCCCTCACCAAATCGCTCGAAGCCAACGCGTGA
- the kdsB gene encoding 3-deoxy-manno-octulosonate cytidylyltransferase, with product MKPRIVIIPARIGSTRFPRKALADRTGQPLVAHVAHQARAARTIDRVIVATDDNDIMTAARNASVDAVMTSPDHPNGTSRLAEALEQIEEAQDAPLDPDAVILNVQGDEPEIDPDTIDRLADALADEDPASTPMASACSPFPDNTDPNDPATVKVVLDRNHRALYFSRALIPHDRTGSQPTILLHHGIYAYRRHFLPTYAGLAPTTAETAESLEQLRVLEHGYAIRMITVQHPSFGIDTPEQYDAFVKRHAQG from the coding sequence ATGAAACCACGCATCGTCATCATCCCAGCACGCATCGGCTCTACACGCTTCCCACGCAAGGCACTCGCCGACCGCACCGGCCAGCCCCTCGTCGCCCACGTCGCCCACCAGGCCCGAGCCGCCAGAACCATCGACCGCGTCATCGTCGCCACCGACGACAACGACATCATGACCGCCGCACGCAACGCGAGCGTCGACGCCGTCATGACCAGCCCCGACCACCCCAACGGCACCTCCCGGCTCGCCGAGGCACTCGAGCAGATCGAAGAAGCCCAGGACGCCCCCCTCGATCCCGACGCCGTCATCCTCAACGTCCAGGGCGACGAACCCGAGATCGACCCCGACACCATCGACCGCCTCGCCGACGCCCTCGCCGACGAAGACCCCGCCTCCACGCCCATGGCATCCGCCTGCTCGCCATTCCCCGACAACACCGACCCCAACGACCCCGCCACCGTCAAGGTCGTCCTCGACCGCAACCACCGCGCCCTCTACTTCTCCCGCGCCCTCATCCCCCACGACCGCACCGGATCTCAGCCCACCATCCTCCTCCACCACGGCATCTACGCCTACCGCCGACACTTCCTCCCCACCTACGCCGGCCTCGCACCCACAACCGCCGAGACCGCCGAGTCCCTCGAACAACTCCGCGTCCTCGAGCACGGCTACGCCATCCGCATGATCACCGTGCAACATCCCTCCTTCGGCATCGACACCCCTGAACAGTACGACGCCTTCGTCAAACGCCACGCACAAGGCTGA
- the fliS gene encoding flagellar export chaperone FliS: MINNPQQGPNPYLRTKVMTASREELRLMLYDGCLRFCHQAKAGLDAENFEQSYENLLKAQKIVLELSTSLNRDAAPEICDKLTALYNYVFKLLVDASMKRDGEKVDEAIRLISYERETWQLLIEKNNGHASGGSPSEQSQQTALSGLSKSA; the protein is encoded by the coding sequence GTGATTAACAACCCGCAACAAGGCCCGAACCCGTACCTTCGGACGAAGGTGATGACGGCGAGCCGGGAAGAGCTCCGCCTGATGCTTTATGACGGCTGCCTGAGGTTCTGTCATCAGGCGAAGGCGGGACTGGACGCGGAGAATTTCGAGCAGAGCTACGAGAACCTGTTGAAGGCGCAGAAGATTGTGCTGGAGCTGTCGACGAGCCTGAATCGTGATGCGGCGCCGGAGATCTGCGACAAGCTGACGGCGTTGTACAACTACGTGTTCAAGCTGCTTGTTGACGCGAGCATGAAGCGTGACGGCGAGAAGGTGGACGAGGCGATTCGTCTGATTTCTTACGAGCGTGAGACGTGGCAGCTGTTGATCGAGAAGAACAACGGGCACGCGTCGGGCGGTTCGCCTAGCGAGCAGTCTCAGCAGACGGCGTTGAGCGGGCTGTCGAAGAGCGCGTGA
- a CDS encoding ATP-dependent helicase → MNETDLETTPLDLDPLLDGLTEPQREAVTHVDGPLLVLAGPGSGKTRVITRRIAHLVHRVGIAPWNVLAITFTNKAAGEMRERVGQLLTERQTRAVTIATFHALCARLLRTYAEKLELPPGYSIYDTADQKRAVKEALADLEISTKNFPPTSMLAAISNAKNELIDAEAFAADAQDFYKKTVAKVYTRYTRILKRNHALDFDDLLMRTVDLLQVFPEVADELRERFQYILVDEYQDTNGAQFRIAQLLATAHKNLCVTGDPDQSIYGWRGANIQNILDFESHFPNATTVRLEQNYRSTAAILRVADALIQNNRARKHKQLWTDNNDGEPVTVARCRDEQHEASWVIERFRELHDEGLPWGQMAIFYRMNSLSRVLEEALREAGIPYQIARGTAFYDRAEIKNALGYLQALVNPADEVALLRIINTPTRGISDKTVKLTQQAAARNDLPFIDLIQQPANIPGLGSRAVTSVENFIKLIRRWRAWIDPDTHDAPDQPTCLRDLVDQITRESGLHAHYADDKSDPDRERLANLAELVSFAQQFEDQFLRETVEELEQPTPHLSERLLALLERVALVADVDGVASDQGAVTMMTLHAAKGLEYPAVAIVGTEDGLLPHERSQNTDRELEEERRLAFVGITRAMKRLFLTHARYRTAYGQALATIPSRFLNELPPEDIIAVEPEAAAVDDFLTATSATRQRRAAARHEHEFPEGTLVRHPRFGLGRVLEIAATGAHTKARVAFNTAGTRTLILQYARLEKVED, encoded by the coding sequence ATGAACGAGACGGACCTCGAAACCACACCCCTCGACCTCGACCCCCTCCTCGACGGACTCACCGAGCCCCAGCGAGAGGCCGTCACGCACGTCGACGGCCCCCTCCTCGTCCTCGCAGGACCCGGCTCCGGCAAGACACGCGTCATCACACGACGCATCGCACACCTCGTCCACCGCGTCGGCATCGCGCCCTGGAACGTCCTCGCCATCACCTTCACCAACAAGGCCGCCGGCGAGATGCGCGAACGCGTCGGACAACTCCTCACCGAACGACAGACCCGCGCCGTCACCATCGCCACCTTCCACGCACTCTGCGCACGACTCCTGCGAACCTACGCCGAAAAACTCGAACTCCCCCCCGGCTACTCCATCTACGACACCGCCGACCAGAAACGCGCCGTCAAGGAAGCCCTCGCCGACCTCGAAATCAGCACCAAGAACTTCCCGCCCACCTCCATGCTCGCCGCCATCAGCAACGCCAAAAACGAACTCATCGACGCCGAAGCCTTCGCCGCCGACGCCCAAGACTTCTACAAAAAAACCGTCGCGAAGGTCTACACACGCTACACCCGCATCCTTAAACGAAACCACGCTCTCGACTTCGACGACCTGCTCATGCGCACCGTCGATCTGCTCCAGGTCTTCCCCGAGGTCGCCGACGAACTCCGCGAACGCTTCCAGTACATCCTCGTCGACGAATACCAGGACACCAACGGCGCTCAGTTCCGCATCGCGCAACTCCTCGCCACCGCCCACAAGAACCTCTGCGTCACAGGCGACCCCGACCAGTCCATCTACGGGTGGCGCGGCGCCAACATCCAGAACATCCTCGACTTCGAGTCACACTTCCCAAACGCCACCACCGTCCGGCTCGAACAGAACTACCGCTCCACCGCCGCCATCCTCCGCGTCGCCGACGCCCTCATCCAGAACAACCGCGCCCGCAAACACAAACAGCTCTGGACCGACAACAACGACGGCGAACCCGTCACCGTCGCACGATGCCGCGACGAACAGCACGAGGCCTCCTGGGTCATCGAACGCTTCCGCGAGCTCCACGACGAGGGCCTGCCCTGGGGGCAGATGGCCATCTTCTACCGCATGAACAGCCTCTCACGCGTCCTCGAAGAAGCCCTCCGCGAAGCAGGCATCCCCTACCAGATCGCCCGCGGAACCGCCTTCTACGACCGCGCCGAGATCAAGAACGCGCTCGGCTACCTCCAGGCACTCGTCAACCCCGCCGACGAGGTCGCACTCCTCCGCATCATCAACACGCCCACACGCGGCATCTCCGACAAAACCGTCAAACTCACCCAGCAGGCCGCCGCCAGGAACGACCTGCCCTTCATCGACCTCATCCAGCAGCCCGCCAACATCCCGGGCCTCGGCAGCCGCGCCGTCACTTCCGTCGAGAACTTCATCAAACTCATCCGACGCTGGCGCGCCTGGATCGACCCCGACACCCACGACGCACCCGACCAGCCCACCTGCCTCCGCGACCTCGTCGACCAGATCACCCGCGAGTCCGGACTTCACGCCCACTACGCCGACGACAAGTCCGACCCCGACCGCGAACGACTCGCCAACCTCGCTGAACTCGTCTCCTTCGCCCAGCAGTTCGAAGACCAGTTCCTCCGCGAGACCGTCGAGGAACTCGAACAGCCCACCCCACACCTCAGCGAACGACTCCTCGCACTCCTCGAACGCGTCGCGCTCGTCGCCGACGTCGACGGCGTCGCCTCTGACCAAGGCGCCGTCACCATGATGACCCTCCACGCCGCCAAGGGACTCGAATACCCCGCCGTCGCCATCGTCGGCACCGAGGACGGACTCCTCCCCCACGAACGATCCCAGAACACCGACCGCGAACTCGAGGAAGAACGGCGACTCGCCTTCGTCGGCATCACCCGCGCCATGAAACGACTCTTCCTCACCCACGCCCGATACCGAACCGCCTACGGCCAGGCACTCGCCACCATCCCCAGCCGATTCCTCAACGAACTCCCCCCCGAGGACATCATCGCCGTCGAACCCGAAGCCGCCGCCGTCGACGACTTCCTGACCGCCACCTCCGCAACCCGTCAGCGACGCGCCGCCGCCCGCCACGAGCACGAGTTCCCCGAGGGCACCCTCGTCCGACACCCGCGCTTCGGACTCGGACGCGTCCTCGAGATCGCCGCCACCGGCGCACACACCAAGGCACGCGTCGCCTTCAACACCGCCGGCACACGCACCCTCATCCTCCAGTACGCCCGACTCGAGAAAGTGGAGGACTGA
- a CDS encoding phosphoribosylanthranilate isomerase, whose amino-acid sequence MRTRIKICGVTRTEHALAAVAAGADAIGLVFVERSPRHVTPEQARAITDALPAFVDAVGLFANHDPALITRTAHDANLRTLQLHGDETVAILDQLPPLPVTRALPFTDDAPTRHADWLTHPRTKAILWDSPPDSDGNFGGTGHTLPWHALRQRLDLPDAEQWPPPVVAGGLTPANVADAIRTLRPYAVDVSSGVESSRGNKDIARITAFCNAVRNADRNADRNADRDR is encoded by the coding sequence GTGCGCACACGCATCAAGATCTGCGGCGTCACACGCACCGAACACGCCCTCGCCGCCGTCGCCGCCGGCGCCGACGCCATCGGACTCGTCTTCGTCGAACGATCCCCGCGACACGTCACGCCCGAGCAGGCCCGCGCCATCACCGACGCACTCCCCGCCTTCGTCGACGCCGTCGGCCTCTTCGCCAACCACGACCCCGCCCTCATCACCCGGACCGCGCACGACGCCAACCTCCGCACCCTCCAGCTCCATGGCGACGAAACCGTCGCCATCCTTGACCAGCTCCCCCCGCTTCCCGTCACCCGAGCCCTGCCCTTCACCGACGACGCCCCCACCCGACACGCCGACTGGCTCACCCACCCGCGCACCAAGGCAATCCTCTGGGACAGCCCGCCCGACAGCGACGGCAACTTCGGCGGCACCGGACACACCCTCCCCTGGCACGCCCTCCGACAACGACTCGACCTGCCCGACGCCGAACAATGGCCCCCGCCCGTCGTCGCAGGCGGCCTCACACCCGCCAACGTCGCCGACGCCATCCGCACCCTCCGGCCCTACGCCGTCGACGTCTCCTCAGGCGTCGAGTCCTCCCGTGGCAACAAGGACATCGCACGCATCACCGCCTTCTGCAACGCCGTCCGCAACGCCGACCGCAACGCCGACCGCAACGCCGACCGCGATCGCTAA
- the trpS gene encoding tryptophan--tRNA ligase: protein MKRVLSGIQPSGQLHLGNFSGAIQQFVELQADHEMFIFIASYHALTSVRDPEVLRQNITQVATDYIAFGLDPDLPHVNLYRQQDVPEVTELAWLLACVCPKHMMDKATSFKDKTAKGLSASIGLYTYPVLQAADILSVDPDLVPVGKDQVQHCEITRDLAQKFNHNFASEDNPVFRLPDYRVREAAALLPGIDGQKMSKSYDNTIDPFMDEKPLRKRIMKIVSDATPLEDPKDPDNDTTFQIFRAIAGEHDPRTADLATRYRAGGLGYGHAKQELFELVLDTFGPARQRRAELMNDPGYINKVLADGADKARAKARSVLDKARHAVGL, encoded by the coding sequence ATGAAACGCGTGCTCTCAGGCATCCAGCCCTCCGGACAACTCCACCTCGGCAACTTCTCCGGCGCCATCCAGCAGTTCGTCGAACTCCAGGCCGACCACGAGATGTTCATCTTCATCGCCTCCTACCACGCACTCACCTCCGTCCGCGACCCCGAGGTCCTGCGCCAGAACATCACCCAGGTAGCCACCGACTATATCGCCTTCGGACTCGACCCCGACCTGCCCCACGTCAACCTCTACCGCCAGCAGGACGTCCCCGAGGTCACCGAACTCGCCTGGCTGCTCGCCTGCGTCTGCCCTAAACACATGATGGACAAGGCCACCAGCTTCAAGGACAAGACCGCCAAGGGCCTCTCCGCCTCCATCGGCCTCTACACCTACCCCGTCCTCCAGGCCGCCGACATCCTCTCCGTCGACCCCGACCTCGTGCCCGTCGGCAAAGACCAGGTCCAGCACTGCGAGATCACACGCGACCTCGCACAGAAGTTCAACCACAACTTCGCCAGCGAAGACAACCCCGTCTTCCGACTACCCGACTACCGCGTCCGCGAGGCCGCCGCCCTCCTCCCCGGAATCGACGGCCAGAAAATGAGCAAGTCCTACGACAACACCATCGACCCCTTCATGGACGAAAAACCGCTCCGCAAACGCATCATGAAGATCGTCTCCGACGCCACGCCCCTCGAAGATCCCAAAGACCCCGACAACGACACCACCTTCCAGATCTTCCGCGCCATCGCAGGCGAACATGACCCCCGAACCGCCGACCTCGCCACCCGCTACCGCGCCGGCGGACTCGGCTACGGCCACGCCAAGCAGGAACTCTTCGAACTCGTCCTCGACACCTTCGGGCCCGCACGACAGCGACGCGCCGAACTCATGAACGACCCCGGCTACATCAACAAGGTCCTCGCCGACGGCGCCGACAAGGCCCGCGCCAAGGCCCGAAGCGTCCTCGACAAGGCCCGACACGCCGTCGGCCTCTGA